In Verrucomicrobiota bacterium, the genomic stretch TCCAGTGTTCAGGCACGCCTCGCAACCGGGGCCTTTCATGAAATTGGCGTGGGGAATTACTTCCGCCGGCACGTAGCGCAAAAGGGCCGGTTCCGGGTCGTAGGGTAAGGCACAATGGGGGCAATTGGTGCGCAGCAGGCGCAGTCCGACGACCCCGATAATGCTGGAGGCGAGCAGAAACGGTTCCACTTCCATGTTCATCAGGCGGGCGAACACCCCGGAACTGCTGCCACTGTGAATGGTACTGATCACCAAGTGCCCGGTGAGCCCGGCTTGAAGGGCGATGACGGCGGTGTCCACATCACGGATTTCCCCCACCATAATTACTTGGGGGTCCTGGCGGAGGAGGGAGCGCAGCGCCATCGCGTAGGTGAAATCTTTGGCCAGATTGATTTGCGACTGGCTGATCATGGGCAGCCGGAATTCAACAGGGTCCTCCACGGTGCTGATGCTGACGGACGCGCCGGCGCGCTGGACGATATGCATCAGGGCACTATAAATCGTGGTGGTTTTTCCGCAACCCGTGGGGCCGGTGAACAGGATTAACCCGTTGGGACGTCCCAACAGAGTGGCCAGTTTTTCGCGGATATCCTCTTCCAAACCCAAATGGGCCAGATCAAAACTGCGGTTGCGCGGATCAAAAATACGGACGACGATTTTTCCACCCCAAACGTTGGGAAAGATGGAGACCCGCAATTCGGTGCCGCCGTAAAGAGCGTTGGCCTCCACGCGACCTTCCGCCGGGAGATCGTTCTGGTAGGAAATCATGTTGGCCATGACTTTGAAGCGGGCCGTGATGCGGTCTATGAATTCCAACGGGAGGTTCACCAGTTGGGTCAATACGCCGCTGAGCCGCAGGCGGACGGCCACGCACGTTTCCCAAGCTTCAATATGAATGTCGCTGGCCCCGGCAGTGATGCCATCCAGCAACAGGGAATCCACCAGTTTGGGAATCTCGATTTGCGAGTATTCCGTCACGGTCTGCATGTATTCATTGGTCTTGCCCATAGCGAAAATCCTGTCTGATGGGCGCATTCTTTAGCCGAAATTCCGACCTTGGACAATCAGAATCCCGAGAAATTTTTCCGTGTGTACGGGAAAAATTCAGGGGAGGCATTCCACGGAAACGTCTTTGGCCAGGCGGGTCACATCGGCGGGGTGTATCTCCCCGGCCATCCAGGTCAGGGCGTTGGCGGTACCGCAGGCGGCGCCCCAGCGGCAAGCTTCGCCCAAATCGTCGCCGCGCCCGAGCCGCGAGGCGCATCCGGCGGTGAACGCGTCGCCTGAGCCGATCGGATTCACGGCGGTGATTTTTGGCGAGCCAATCTTCCAGAAGTTGCGGCCATCGAAAGCCATGGTCGGCGCACTGCCCGCAGTGATTACCACGCGTTGTGCGCCGAGTTCCGCCACGGTCCGCATGGCTGCGCGCAATTGGTCTTCGGTGTTCAAGGCGTAGCCAACGGTGGCGGCCAATTCCTGGCGGTTCGGTTTGACCAGTCCGGGCCTCGCTTTGAGGGCTTCCATCAGCACCGCGCCTTGGGCATCCACAATGGTCATCGCTCCGATTTGGTCGGCCCAGCGGATGCAGCGCGCGTAGAAATCCACCGGCCCGCCGGGGGTAATGGTGCCGGACATAATCGCCACACGGATGCTCGCATGGCGCTGAATGTTCGTAAATAACTCCTCATACGCGGCGGGTTCGACCGCGCGGCTTTCCTCGACCAACTCCGTATGCATTCCGGTGCTCTCGTCAATCACCGTAATGCATTGCCGGGTGGGCGCAGCGACGTGGACAAACTCCAGGGTGATCCCCAGTGATTCCATTGCGCCACGGACGATTTCACCGCGCGGACCACCGTAGAAGCCCGCCGCCACGGGGTTTTCGCCGAGAACTTGCAGGACTTTCGCGACGTTAATCGCTTTGCCCGCGACTCCATCCAGAGTGGTCACGGCGCGATTGACGGCGTCGAGGGTCAACTTTCGGAAAACCATGACTCGTTGAACGGCGGGGGTGGTGCCAATGGTGAGAAACATACTCCGGATCCAACTTATTTATGCGCCAGTGGTGGTTCGCGTTCTCCGATTGGGTTATTGCAGCCGGGTGAGGAGTGCAAAAATTTCCTTGCCCCAAAACAGCCAGACGGTGGCGGCCATGGCAATATACGGCCCATACGGAATCAGGCTGGACCACCCGCGCTTTTTCATGACCACCAAACCCAGGCTGACGACCGAGCCGATGATCGAACTGAAAAACAGTGAGAACACCGCGCCCTGCCAGCCGAGAAATGCGCCAATCGCGCCCATGAATTTAACATCGCCCAGCCCCATCGCTTCTTGCGGCAGGGAAATCTGGTCGGTGACGACTTCCAGTTGCACCACCTGCTCGGGGTTGAACACTTCCTCGTCAATTTCCAAGCGATCCAGGAACAGCCGGATGCGGACATTCTCGAACTGTTTCTTCCCTTCGGACGCAACTGCGGCAGGGGAGGGTACAATAACGGAATTTTCAACCGAGGCGGATTCCGGCGGATTCACCGGGGCGACGGTCATCGGCGCAACTACGCTGGCGGGAGTTTCGGTCACGCGATTCTCCATGGACACCGGCTCGGGAACGCTTGTTGTGGCGGCCACCGCAGGTTTCTCAGCGGAAACCTCCGCGGCCGAGACACTCTCCCGCTTTTCCACCAGCGTTACTTGCGCGGCTTGCACTTCAATGCAATCGGTTTTGCGGTAGAACACTTCTTCGTAGGGGATTTCCTGATCGGGCAGTTTGACGCTGCTCTCGCCAAAGATGACAGTGGAACCCGCAGGGACTTTGATGCGACGTTTCCCGAACAATAACTTCCCTCCCCGCAGAAAAAGATAAATGACACCCGCGCCCACCACGATGCCGATGGCGCTCTTTTCGAGCGCTTCTTTGGCAGTGGCGACGTGATGCAATGCAGGAACGACCGCTGAGATCACAAACCCAACCGCCATTCCGCCTTTGGTGATGGAATCCGGGATGATGAAATGTTCAAAGTCAATAAAGGTGGCTACCATGAACCCCGCCAGGACCAGGCAATGCACCAGCGCGACGCCCGGATGCTCCCGCCCGAACGCCAGCCACGCGCAGAGGAAAAGGATGCCCGTCAATAACTCTACCAGGAAATACCGGAAGGCAATCGGGGCTCCACAATGGGCGCATTTTCCCCGCAGCCAGAGCCAGGTCGCCAGTGGAATGTTCAGGAACCATGGGATGGAGTATTGGCAATGCGGACAATGCGACGGCGGCGAGATAATGCTTTCCTCGCGCGGCAGCCGGTGGATGCAGACATTGAGAAAACTGCCCACGATGGTCCCGAAGATAAACAGCACCGCCGTCCAGAAATGGAACGGCACCTCCGACCAGGTTGAAAAATCCAGCATGATGAGTTTAACCGTAAATGTTTTTTAACAGCGCCTGTCGCATGGCGGCTTCCGGAGCCGGTTTGCCAGTCCAAATTTCCAGCGCCTTGGCTCCTTGGTAGAGCAGCATCCCAATCCCGTTGGTGACGCGGCATCCGGCGGCGCGGGCGGCTTTTAGCAGGGACGTCTCTGCCGGGCGATAGATCATATCAAACACCGACCCGGCGCGGGTCAGCGCAAATTGTGCGGCATCCCAGGGCAGGGGATCCTCCGCCTTTAATCCCAGCGACGTGGCATTGACCAGAAAGTCCACCGTTTGCGTCGGATAGCCGAGGTGCGCCGCTACCGTGGGATAGCGCTGCCGGATTTCTTCGGCAATCTGGGCTGCCTTGCTGGCGGTGCGGTTCACCAGGAACAATTCCTTGACGCCATCGGCGGCCAGTTTGAGCGCCGCCGCGCGCCCGGCCCCGCCCGCCCCCAATAATAACACACGCGCACCGGAGGGTTCCACACCGAGATCGCTGCGCAACGTCCGTGTGATGGCGTCCGCGTCCGTATTGAAACCGTGGGCGCGAATATCCTCGGGAATATCGCCGGGGAAATCGCCGAGGGAACGCCAGACGCCGTCGGTGTCGCGCGCCTCGAAGCGAATCGTGTTCACCGCGCCCCAAGTCTTGGCCGAAATATCCAACACCTCTACCATATCCATGGCCAGCAATTTATGCGGGACGGTGAGATTCAACCCGATGAACTTCATCGCGCGCGCCCCGTTGATGGCGGTACGCAAATGGTCCGGGTGTACGGCGAACGCAAGGTAGCGCCAGTTCAAATTCAGTTGGGTGATCCCGGCATTCTGCATGGCGGGCGACGCCGAGTGACGCACCGGGTGCCCATAGACTGCGCAATAACGCGTCGTGGCGCCCAACGGGGTTGCAAATACGTCGTTCATGGCGGCAGTTTACGCTGTCCCCAACAGAGTTTAAAGCCGAAATATTTTCAACGCGCATTTCCGCAGGGCTGCCTCAAGCTCGGTTTAGTTCAAGCTGGAAACGGCGGTTCAGGTATTCCCATGGCCGCGGAATTACCCGCATGAAAGTGAAGCGATTAAGCTGATTCCCTCAGCCGGATAATGAAAATCCTCTCCCCGAGGGAGAGGAAACAGGTGAGGGGGTACGGAACCACAGACCTTGCCCACCTCGTATTTTTCGTAACGCACCAACGCGCTTGAGGCAGCCCTGGCATTTCCGCGCCTTGCTTCCGTCCCAGCTAACCGGTACCGTCCCCCAATGAATTTGATGTCCGTGAATCTGGGGGAATATCTGGTCAAGGGGAGCGCCTGGTGCAGTGCGTTCCTCATGCTCGCCGCGTTTCTGGCCGCCCGGCGCGAGCGTCCCACCCGCAATTTGTGGACGGCGGCCTGCGCAGTGTACCTCCTGCACTTTTGCCTGGGTTTTGGCGGGTATCATAACTGGAGTCACGCCGCCGCCGCCAGCTATACGGCCATGCTCACCTACGATGTCATTCACGTTCGCACCAGCGCGGTTCTATGGGGCAACTACCTTTTCACCCTCGTTTGGGTGGCGGATGTGCTCTGGTGGTGGCTTTGGCCAATGGCGCGTCAGCAACGTCCCCGCTGGGTCGCACTAATAATATATGGCTTCCTGGCGACAATCATGTTCTGCGGCACTTTCATCTTCACGTCCAACCCTCTTCGCTGGGTGATCCTTGGAGGGGTGATTGCCGTGAGCAGCGTTCGGTGCCGCAATCGCGCCATGAATAATACGCCCGAGCCGCCGCTGCCAGCTTGAACCAAACCAAGCTGGATGCAGTTCTCTGAGTTTTAATTTTTAAAAATTAAACCAAAACAGTACAAAACATTAACAGAACATATACAAAAGTAAACATAACGGACCGCGCGGGAAACGCGAAACCGGGCAGCACGGCATACTGGGGGGCCAAGTTTTCCGCCATCCGGGCCGGCCTTGCGGGTGAATGCAAGAATCATGGTGGTGGGTGGGTAATTCCCGCCCGGTGGCGGTCAAGGTCGGCACCAAATCGCCGGTCCATGGCCACACGGCTGCAAAGCGCCTGAATGGGAATGGGCTTCGTATTTATGCAACTACCTTCGGGTGAGTCGCTTGCAAATCTATTCATGGGCGATCCCGCAAGGTCGTTCATACTGCCGACAATTCAGTAGCAAAAGCCGTGCCATCTTTCAGTTTATATGTGTGTTATTCTTAAATAATTTCCTTTGAAAAGATTACAGAGACATGCAATATTGCTCACGTGTTACGGATAATAGTTGGAACAAAATTAGAAAGTTATGAAGAATATGCAAAGTTTACTAAAAAATGCGGCCATGTCCTTGGTGGTGGGATGTGGGTTAAATTTGGCGACTGACGCTCGGGCGGATGTGGTTCTTCCCGCGATGGCGGATAACGAGTGGGTTGCTTATAACAGTCTTAATGCGCCTGTTACCCCAAATGGCACCTATTATGCAGAAAGGGGTGAAGGAGTGTCAACCTCGGGTGGCAGACGGGGACTTGCACAACAATTTTTGGTTACTTCTGCTCAAGGGGCGTACATTTCAGCGATCTCGCTGATGATGCTTGATAATGGTGGTAATAGTAGTAGTACCGTTGATGTGGGTATTTATAACGATAGTGGTAATAAGCCGGGTACCCTGATAGGGAATTTTACCGGACAAGTTCCAGGTTCTCTTAATGATAATTCTTTTCAGTTGACTACTTTTAAAAACGCAGATAGCCTTCATACCATCCATACTGGTGCGGGCGCATACTGGGTGGTTATTAAACCTACAATTGACAATGTCGATGCTTTTAGTTCGATTAGAGTACAAGATAACTTAAGTACTACTAATACTTATCTTCATAGCGGTTTTGGGTATTCAACTAGGGAAATGGTGTTAAATACTTCAGGCGGTTGGAGTTCTACAACTGGGACGCACCCCCTCATGATGGAAATCACTGCGGTGCCCGAGGCCAGTCAGTGGGCAATGATGGGGATCACTGTGATGGGCGCGGGCGGATTTTATCTGCGCCGTCGTCAGGCTGGCCAATTGCCGGTTCAAGTCTGAGGTATTCTCGGCCAATGGGTCACACAAAAATTTAATATTATCACAGCCGGATCCTAATGGGTCCGGCTTTTTTTTGGCAATTACCGCTAACATTTTTGAGCCCGTACGCCTTGTTTCTTCGATGCGTGCGAACACGGTTCCGAAATACTGGTGAACTGCGCTACCGTTTTGTTAATGACGTCCCAAACCAATATTGCCATAACGCAGCCGGTTTCAACCGGCGGATTTATGCCGCCAGGGGCCGGGCTGACCCGCAACCAATTATTGCTGATGGTGGCTGGCTTTGGGCCGGTGCTGGTCTTATTTTTCCTTAATCTGTGGGGGCGGCCTCATTATCAGTTTTTTCCCTTGGCCTTGGCGGGGGCGGGTTTCTTGGCGTGGACGCGCAGCCAAGCGATGCCGCAACCGCTAGCTCCGGGCAACCCTTGGATCATTGCCCTGGTGCTCGGCACCTCCGGGTTGCTCTTGGGGACCGCCGGAATGCTTTGGACGCCGTGGCTGGGGAGTATCGCCGCGTTCCTCATGTTGGCCGGGGTGATTTGGTGGCTGGGGGGGGGCTGCCGGGCTCCGTGCCTACCTGCCCGCGCTTCTGCTGACGCTGACGATCATCCCCCCGCCCCTCAAGCTCGATACTGAACTGACCATGCATTTGCGGTCATTGGCGGTGATATGCAGCGGGCGGTTGCTGGATTTGCTGGGGGTGGTGCAGCATACCGGTGGAAACGTGATTGAAGTGCCGGGTCATCGGCTGTTGGTGGAGGAGGCTTGCAGTGGCATCAATTCCGTGTTGTTCATGCTGGCGACCTGTCTATTTTATACGCTTTGGAAACGCCGGAGGCCGGTGCGCATTCTGGTCTGCCTGACTCTCACTGTGGGATTTGTCGTCATGGGTAATATTTTTCGGATTACGGTGGGCGGATGGTTGCAGTACAAATTCCATGTGGATTTGCTCACCGGCTGGCCGCATGAGGTTTTAGGTCTGGTGTTGGTGGTTACCTACCTGGGCTTGATCTTCAGTCTGGACCGCCTTTTGACATTTCTGTTGCTCCCGGCCACCGCGTCGGTAAAGCCAGTCATAGCGCCAACGCCGCCCGTGCCAAAGGCCACCGTCCGCATCGCGCCCCGGTGGGGTCAGGTGGCTGCCGTGTCGTTTCTGGTGGTGGGTTTGGCGGGGGCGGCGGTCGGATGGAAGCGGCATCAAGGCGCGTTGAGCCTGACTGCCAAAAGCGCGCTGCGCGCCGGTGCCGCCTTTACGATGCCGGAAAAGTTGCTGGAATGGCAGCGGCTCAGCCGCGATGTGGCCACCGGCCATACGATCGAGACTACCGGGATTTCGTCGCATCAGTGGCAATTCCAGAAAGGAAACTTGCAAGTGACGCTGGGCTTGGATTATCCGTTCTCGGGCTGCCATGACGTTGGGGTCTGCTACATTAAAAGCGGGTGGAAATTTTCCCAACAGCGGCAGCGGGACGCCATGGGCACAGACAAGCTGCCGATCGTGGAGGTGCAAATGACCAAGGACGGAGTTCAGCACGGCTATTTGCTGCATGGCACGGTGGATGAACAAGGTCACTGGCTGCAGTTGCCCGGTTTTGGGGATGGCAATTTGAAATCCCGCTTTGCCACGGTCAAAGGGACCGAACCAACGACCTACCGCGTGCAGTTGCTGGCCGTGCGCTACGTGGCGCTGAGTCCCGAGGAACGCCAGCAGGTCGAGGCATTCTACGAGGCGGCGCGGCGGGTTATGTGGCAACAACTGGCGAGTCAACTGCAACCCTGATCATGACTATCCATCGTTTTCTGTATCGGGTAAAGAAATGGGCCCAGAGCTGGTACGAAACCTTGGTGCCCCAAGTTGATTTGCCCGGGCCGTCCTTCTTTCGTCGTTTTCTGTATCGGGCAAAAAAATGGGTCTGGCGCGGGCACGAAACTTTGGTGCCGCAAATTAATTTGCCCGGGGCATCCTTCTTTCGCCGATTGCGGATGCGGGTGGTGATGGGGGTGAAGTATTTTTTTTCGCTGGAGCTGCCGGATTTTACGGGCACGATTGGCATGCCGGTGGTCCGCTGGTTCAAGACCCGGCCCTACGCAATCCTATGGAGTGTGCTGCCGGCCGCGCTGAGCGGTTTGCTGCTGCTGGTTACCGGTGGCATTTGCCTCCAAGTTTGGAGCCCATGGGAAACACGGGTGGAATATCAGGCCATCGTGGAGCAGGCGTTGAGCAACAAAGAGTTTGAACGCGCCCGGGTGGCCAGCCAGCGTCTGGCCAGCCTGGGCACGGTGAAAGATCCCTATCTGTATTACCTGGCGCTCAGCTTGGAAGGCTTGGGGCGGCGGCAGGAGGCGGCGGACGTCATTGGCCTGCTCGCCCCGCTGTCGCACCCGGTGCTAGGACTCGCGCATCTGCGGGTGGCCCGGGAAATGCTGCAGCAGACCAACATTTCCCCGCAGGTACTTGACAAGGCGATTACCCATCTCCAGCATGCGCTCAGCCTCGATCCGGACTCCCTGGAGGCCAATAATATGCTGGGCAGCATTTATTTGCAGTCCGACCGCTGGGATCTCGCGAAAGGTCACTTGGCAAACGCCGCGGAGAACAGTCCTTTTGCCGCAGTAAAGTACGCCGCCATATTGTTGGACAAAGGCGAAACGGAGACGGCAAAAAGTTGCGCGGTCGGCGCCACCAGACTGTTTGCGAAGAAATTCTCCCAAGAGAAAAGTTTTGACGTCCAACGGGCTTGGGCCATGGCCATGGCGCTGACCGGAGATTTTGAGGGGGCTTTGACCCGTATGCAGTTGGCGATGAACCGCTCTGAGGATGCCACGTATGCCTTGGCAATGGGCGACATCTATTTGCTTTGGACCCAAGCGGTGACACGCTCCCGCCCGGATGACTTTCCGACGGTGATTGACCTGCTGCAAAAAGGCCTCCGTTTTGCGCCTAATAATTCCGGATTATTGAACGTGCTGGTGAAACTCAGCCTGCGGGACGATGTGAAAATCGAGGCGGCCCGCGGCCTGTTGAATAAAATGCTGGCCCAGGGGCGTTCCCCGGACATCCTGCATTTCCTGATCGGCAGCGCGGCGTGGGAAAAGGGCGATGTCGCCTTGTCCAAGGAGCATTTTCAACTGGCGTATCAAGTCTCGTCCAGCTCGGCTTGGGTGGCCAACAACGTGGCTTTCCTGCTGGCCATGGGGGAAAATCCCGATTTGCCGCGGGCGCTTGCCATCATTAACCCGCTGGTGGAAAAATACCCCAACAACTTCCATTTCCGCGACACCCGCGGTCACGTCCAGATAAAAATGGGCCGTTGGCGCGAAGGCATTGCCGACTTGGAAATCACGTTGCCTAAACTGGACAACCCACGGCCATCACACACCGCCCTAGCCCAAGCCTATCGGGCCTTGGGCATGGGTGATTTGGCAAGCGAGCACGAACGGTTGGCACATCCGGTTGGCACGGGCGCAAAAGACGTGGTAACCGGCAAAAACTGATTATTCAACCAACGGGGCGTGTGGTTAAAAAGATCGAGCCACGCGGGCCGGAGGCCCGCGCTCCATCCATTGCTCAGGCTCGGTGGTTCGCGCCGCATGGGCGTCAGCCATAATTGTCTCTCCCCCCTGCCGAATTCCCGCTTGCACCAGCCACGGGAGTGTTCTAGCTTATCAGCCGGATATTTACCGTTTATCATTAACATGAGCCGCAATAAAAGAATGGATCAGGGCACGCCGTTTTCCGCCACCGCTGCGGGGAAAAAGGTGGAGACGCATTTTTTCAACCTGGACGAGCAGGGTGGGCCGATGACCCTCCTTTCCGGTGAACGCTTGGAAGGTGCCGTCCTCGCTTACGAGACCTATGGCACGCTCAACGCCACAGCTACCAACGCCGTCCTCGTGTTCCATGCCCTCAGCGGTAGCCAGCACGCCGCCGGTTTCAACCCTGCCGTCCCCGGTGTCGGCGCGTTGTGGACCGATGAATGTCAGGCCGGTTGGTGGGATGGTTTTATTGGGCCTGGTTGCGCGGTGGATACCGATCACTTCTTTGTCATCTGCTGCAACTACATTGGCGGCTGCTACGGCTCCTCCGGGCCGCTCTCCCTCAACCCCCGCACCGGCAAACCGTACCTCTCCACCTTCCCGCGCGTCACCCTCTCCGACATTGTCAATTCCCAGATGCGCCTGGTGGATCATTTCGGCATCGGCCAACTCCACGCCGTGATGGGCGCTTCCCTCGGCGGGATGCTTTCCCTCTGCCTGGCCACCCGGTATCCGGACCGCGTCCGCGCCGTCATCCCGTGCGCCACTGGACTCCTCGTGCCGGTCCTCTCACGCATCCATAACTTTGAACAAATCTATGCCATCGAATCCGATCCCCTCTTCAAGGGGGGCGATTACGATCTCAAGAACCCGCCGCGCCGGGGCTTGGCCGCCGCCCGCATGATTGGGCATAAATCCTTCGTCTCGCTGGACGCCATGGCTGAACGCGCACGCCGGGAGATTGTTCGCCGCAACGATGACCTCGCGTGGTATCACCTCAGCAGCCCGATTGAGAGCTACATGCTGCATCAGGGCGCCAAATTTGTGAAACGTTTCGATGCCAACAGCTACCTCCGCATCCTGGACGCTTGGAACCGCTTTGACGTTGTGCGCGAAGCCGTCGCCGAGGACATCGTTTCCGTCTTTGAACGCTGCAAGAACCAGAAATACCTCGTCTTCACCATTGATACCGACGTCTGCTACTGGCCGGAAGAACAGGAGCACCTCGTCAAATCCCTGGAAAAAGCCGGCATCGAAGCCACCTGGATCACCGTTCACTCCGATAAAGGTCACGACTCTTTCCTCCTGGAGCCGCACCTCTACCGCCCATTCCTGCGCGCCGCCCTGATGGATTGACGTCACATGAGTGATGCCTTGGACATTCGCGGCATTTTGGATGCCTGGCCGTATGATCCTGAAAACGACGCACGGTTTGCGCGCGGCACAGATGGGCGTGAGATATTGCAGGTGCGATTGCCGTTGGGGATCGAGCAGTACGAATTATCCGGGCGTCCGGATGGCCGGGTGATAGCGGACTGCGAATCCTGGTTTGATTTTCAACAACAGCGGCAGAGCCAGGCCGAGGCGGCGCACTCCGGGATTCGCTTTGGGCTGAAGGTCAACGAATGCGCGGAACTGTTCGCCGAGGGGCAGTTGTATTACTTGCGCTATTTGCGGCTGTTTCAGATGCGCGATTGGCGGCGCACACTGCGCGATACCAACCGCAACCTGCGCCTCTTCGATTTTGTGCATCGCTTCGCCCAGCGGGAGCAGGACCGCTTTTACCTGGAGCAATGGCGCCCGTACATCATGCGCCTTAACACCACCGCCGCCGCCATGATCGAATGGGAGGCGTTGCGGCACGAGGCGGCGCTGGAACTGGTGCGCCAATGCGTGGAGAAAATCGCCGCGCTGCCCGAGTTGGACCTGGATACCTTCAAGTTTGAACAAGAACGGTCGGTGACGGCGCTGCGCGAACTGGCCCGGCAGATCAAATCCACCCGCCCCATCTCCGAGATGGAACGCCTGGAAATCGCGCTGAAAGAGGCGGTCGCCAAACAAGCCTTCGAGCAGGCCGCCGTCCTGCGTGACCAACTCCGGGCCTTGCGAACCAAACCGGAGGATTCATCCCCAATGTCCGGGTGAACGCCGCCAAGGTCGCGGTTATGTTTGACTCTCAAGGCCTCCTTTCTTACCTTCCCCGCCATGGCAAGTCCGCTTGGATATGAAGCGTTTGAGAACGGCCACAGTGTGGGGACGGGGCGGTTTGTTTTGATCCGGTCCTTGGGAGTGGGCGGCATGGGGCAGGTCTGGCTGGCCCAGGATGCGGAGTTGAACAAAAAGGGCTCCTCGCTATTTTGAATGGAATAGGGGTCCAGCTAAATCCGAAATCCGAGGGCCGAAAACCGAAAGAATTCCGAAGCCGGAATCCGATGGCTGGCACGCGGTTGGTGGCCGGTTCGCTTTTCACGTTGAAACGCGGCGTTTTTCCAGCCCGGCGACGGCCACAGGCGTCGGTGGCTCCCCTCGTGGATGGGGCGTGTTTTCGGATCTCGGATTTCGGATTTCTTTCGGCATTCGGATTTCGGGCTTCGGGATTCCACTGAGTATTCCACCGAAAATAGCGGGGAACCGACGATTCGGGCGGCAAATCATGGCCGTGAGGCGGTTTGGCGTCGCGGCAGTTTCCATCGGCAAGTAAACTCCTGACTCCATACTTCTATTTTCTCCGGTTTTATTCATTGTTCGCGTTGGTTGACGTCCATGCGCGGGCCGCGCTCCACGGGCTCCCCTTTGCGGCATTCTAACTCCAAATTCCTGGCTCCTATCTTCTGATACTATTATTTTGCCATGTCGGTTCATGGGCGGCATTGGCCGTGCCGGGGTGATTTTGGCGGTGTGTGCAGTCTTGACAGCGTCCACGATTGGATAATACTGGGCTCGTAGTCCATAACATAAACAAATATCTATGCATAAACGATTGATCGCGATTGCGGCGGTGGCGCTAACCTCTTTCACCCTGTCCGTTTCGGCGGCGGAAGCGGCCAAGCCGAAGAAAATTAACGTGCTGATCCTGACCGGGGATGATGTGTCGGTACACCCGTGGCGGGAAGTGTCCCAAGGCACGCGTGATTTGTTGCAGGCCTCGGGCAAGTTCGAGGTGAAAATCTGCGAGGACACCGGCATCCTGGAATCCACCACGGCCTTGAAACGCTACGACGTGGTTTATATGGCGATGTACAACGCCAAAACGCCGACGTTGAGCGACAGCGCCAAACAAAACTTGATCGAGTACATCAAGGGGGGCAAAGGTTTCGTGCTGAGCCATCTCTCCAGCGGTTCGTTCAAGGAATGGGATGAGTTTCGGAAGTTGAGCGGGCGTTATTGGGTGTTCGGCAAGGGGAATTCCGGGCACGGCCCGCGCAGTGTGTTCAAGGTCAAGATCGCGAACGCGAACCATCCGATCACGCAGGGCGTGCAGGATTTTGAAACGGATGACGAACTCTATGCGCGGATGCAAGGGGACGCGCCGATCACGGTGCTGGCGACGGCTGATTCGGATTGGAGCAAACAAACGGAGCCGCTGGCGTTCACGGTGGAGTACGGGGCCGGGCGGGTCTTCCATCATACATTTGGGCATGACGGCAAAGCCCTGGCGAATTCCAACCTGCAGAAGTTGTTGCAGAACGGCACGCAATGGGCCGCCACCGGAAAGGTGGAATAACACCGTCGCCGATGGCCGGCGCGGAGCCGGAGGGCAGTGGTGGCGCGGATTGCGCAGCTTCCGGCACCAGGCGGGTTTGCGGCAGCAGTTCCGGCGGTGGGGCAATCCGCCGCCGGGAGTTGCGGTGGTTGCCGCCC encodes the following:
- the xrtU gene encoding exosortase U, whose translation is MPPPLKLDTELTMHLRSLAVICSGRLLDLLGVVQHTGGNVIEVPGHRLLVEEACSGINSVLFMLATCLFYTLWKRRRPVRILVCLTLTVGFVVMGNIFRITVGGWLQYKFHVDLLTGWPHEVLGLVLVVTYLGLIFSLDRLLTFLLLPATASVKPVIAPTPPVPKATVRIAPRWGQVAAVSFLVVGLAGAAVGWKRHQGALSLTAKSALRAGAAFTMPEKLLEWQRLSRDVATGHTIETTGISSHQWQFQKGNLQVTLGLDYPFSGCHDVGVCYIKSGWKFSQQRQRDAMGTDKLPIVEVQMTKDGVQHGYLLHGTVDEQGHWLQLPGFGDGNLKSRFATVKGTEPTTYRVQLLAVRYVALSPEERQQVEAFYEAARRVMWQQLASQLQP
- a CDS encoding tetratricopeptide repeat protein; translation: MTIHRFLYRVKKWAQSWYETLVPQVDLPGPSFFRRFLYRAKKWVWRGHETLVPQINLPGASFFRRLRMRVVMGVKYFFSLELPDFTGTIGMPVVRWFKTRPYAILWSVLPAALSGLLLLVTGGICLQVWSPWETRVEYQAIVEQALSNKEFERARVASQRLASLGTVKDPYLYYLALSLEGLGRRQEAADVIGLLAPLSHPVLGLAHLRVAREMLQQTNISPQVLDKAITHLQHALSLDPDSLEANNMLGSIYLQSDRWDLAKGHLANAAENSPFAAVKYAAILLDKGETETAKSCAVGATRLFAKKFSQEKSFDVQRAWAMAMALTGDFEGALTRMQLAMNRSEDATYALAMGDIYLLWTQAVTRSRPDDFPTVIDLLQKGLRFAPNNSGLLNVLVKLSLRDDVKIEAARGLLNKMLAQGRSPDILHFLIGSAAWEKGDVALSKEHFQLAYQVSSSSAWVANNVAFLLAMGENPDLPRALAIINPLVEKYPNNFHFRDTRGHVQIKMGRWREGIADLEITLPKLDNPRPSHTALAQAYRALGMGDLASEHERLAHPVGTGAKDVVTGKN
- a CDS encoding homoserine O-acetyltransferase, whose protein sequence is MSRNKRMDQGTPFSATAAGKKVETHFFNLDEQGGPMTLLSGERLEGAVLAYETYGTLNATATNAVLVFHALSGSQHAAGFNPAVPGVGALWTDECQAGWWDGFIGPGCAVDTDHFFVICCNYIGGCYGSSGPLSLNPRTGKPYLSTFPRVTLSDIVNSQMRLVDHFGIGQLHAVMGASLGGMLSLCLATRYPDRVRAVIPCATGLLVPVLSRIHNFEQIYAIESDPLFKGGDYDLKNPPRRGLAAARMIGHKSFVSLDAMAERARREIVRRNDDLAWYHLSSPIESYMLHQGAKFVKRFDANSYLRILDAWNRFDVVREAVAEDIVSVFERCKNQKYLVFTIDTDVCYWPEEQEHLVKSLEKAGIEATWITVHSDKGHDSFLLEPHLYRPFLRAALMD
- a CDS encoding UvrB/UvrC motif-containing protein: MSDALDIRGILDAWPYDPENDARFARGTDGREILQVRLPLGIEQYELSGRPDGRVIADCESWFDFQQQRQSQAEAAHSGIRFGLKVNECAELFAEGQLYYLRYLRLFQMRDWRRTLRDTNRNLRLFDFVHRFAQREQDRFYLEQWRPYIMRLNTTAAAMIEWEALRHEAALELVRQCVEKIAALPELDLDTFKFEQERSVTALRELARQIKSTRPISEMERLEIALKEAVAKQAFEQAAVLRDQLRALRTKPEDSSPMSG
- a CDS encoding ThuA domain-containing protein, with amino-acid sequence MHKRLIAIAAVALTSFTLSVSAAEAAKPKKINVLILTGDDVSVHPWREVSQGTRDLLQASGKFEVKICEDTGILESTTALKRYDVVYMAMYNAKTPTLSDSAKQNLIEYIKGGKGFVLSHLSSGSFKEWDEFRKLSGRYWVFGKGNSGHGPRSVFKVKIANANHPITQGVQDFETDDELYARMQGDAPITVLATADSDWSKQTEPLAFTVEYGAGRVFHHTFGHDGKALANSNLQKLLQNGTQWAATGKVE